One genomic segment of Salinigranum rubrum includes these proteins:
- a CDS encoding trans-sulfuration enzyme family protein has protein sequence MARDAHFDTRAVTHGEGRRRMAAEDVVVPLHLTSTYEIDEIDPDASLEDLDPDAGEYLYSRLSNPTRNALEHRLASLEGGQHAMAFASGTSAIVATVMACVEPGDHVVAFEDLYGGTKTMLSRLFEERLGVDVSFVDARDPQNVASHLSEETTLVWMETPTNPLMRLCDVAAIADLAHDVGAVLGVDNTFASPVLQRPLELGADVVVHSTTKYLNGHSDSLGGAVVTDDACLASEVQFLQQVGMGNVLSPFDSFLTLRGVKTLPLRMERHEANAGAIAEFLAEHPRVTQVHYPGLPSHPQHDLAARQMDGFGGMLSFEVDGGLDDVAAFLGSLSAFPLAVSLGGVESLIEHPATMTHSPLTPEDRAALGITDSLVRVSVGVENVDDLIADLDTGLAALR, from the coding sequence ATGGCCCGTGACGCACACTTCGACACCCGCGCTGTGACCCACGGTGAGGGTCGTCGGCGGATGGCTGCCGAGGACGTCGTCGTCCCGCTCCACCTCACCTCCACGTACGAGATAGACGAAATCGACCCCGACGCGAGCCTCGAAGACCTGGACCCCGACGCGGGCGAGTACCTCTACTCGCGCCTGTCGAACCCGACGCGGAACGCCCTCGAACACCGACTGGCCTCGCTCGAAGGCGGCCAGCACGCCATGGCGTTCGCCTCCGGAACCTCGGCCATCGTCGCGACCGTCATGGCGTGTGTCGAACCGGGCGACCACGTCGTCGCGTTCGAGGACCTGTACGGCGGCACGAAGACGATGCTCTCGCGGTTGTTCGAAGAACGGCTCGGGGTCGACGTCTCGTTCGTCGACGCGCGCGACCCGCAGAACGTCGCGTCTCACCTCAGCGAGGAGACGACTCTGGTCTGGATGGAGACGCCCACGAACCCGCTCATGCGGCTCTGTGACGTCGCGGCCATCGCGGACCTCGCTCACGACGTGGGCGCGGTGCTCGGCGTCGACAACACCTTCGCGAGTCCCGTCCTTCAACGTCCGCTCGAACTCGGCGCCGACGTGGTCGTGCACTCGACGACGAAGTACCTCAACGGGCACTCCGACTCGCTGGGAGGTGCGGTCGTCACCGACGACGCCTGCCTCGCCTCTGAGGTACAGTTCCTCCAGCAGGTCGGGATGGGGAACGTCCTCTCGCCGTTCGACTCATTCCTGACGCTCCGCGGCGTGAAGACGCTCCCGCTCCGGATGGAACGCCACGAGGCCAACGCGGGCGCGATTGCGGAGTTCCTCGCGGAGCATCCTCGGGTGACACAGGTGCACTACCCAGGCTTGCCCTCCCACCCGCAGCACGACCTCGCCGCGCGACAGATGGACGGCTTCGGCGGGATGCTCTCGTTCGAGGTCGACGGGGGGTTAGACGACGTGGCGGCGTTCCTCGGGTCGCTGTCGGCGTTCCCGCTCGCGGTGAGTTTGGGTGGGGTGGAGAGCCTCATCGAACACCCCGCGACGATGACGCACTCGCCGCTCACGCCGGAGGACCGCGCGGCGCTCGGCATCACCGACTCGCTCGTTCGAGTGTCGGTGGGCGTCGAGAACGTCGACGACCTCATCGCCGACCTCGACACGGGGCTCGCGGCGCTGCGGTGA
- a CDS encoding SymE family type I addiction module toxin, translated as MVRKKKLSPSGAKDENGEYHNVHLNLHEDELTVAGMEIGDEVFVRVRDGKIIIQKADPDDVEHDF; from the coding sequence ATGGTCCGGAAAAAGAAGCTCAGTCCGAGTGGCGCCAAAGACGAGAACGGCGAGTACCACAACGTGCACCTCAATCTCCACGAGGACGAACTCACGGTCGCGGGCATGGAGATCGGCGACGAAGTGTTCGTCCGCGTCAGAGACGGGAAGATCATCATCCAGAAAGCGGACCCGGACGACGTGGAACACGACTTCTGA
- a CDS encoding quinone-dependent dihydroorotate dehydrogenase, which translates to MSFYGVVRPALFALPAETAHGVGTSVLSVAQGTPVERLARERLRVDDARLATTAFGQSFPNPVGVAAGFDKNAELPGMLAALGFGHVEVGGVTAERQPGNPKPRMFRLRADRAIVNRMGFNNHGADAVGERLAEIRLPDVPVGLNIGKSKSTPLDDAPADYRYTFERCGDRVDYTVVNVSSPNTPGLRELQHRDALEAILGTLLDAGARPLLVKLSPDLPERAVEEALAVVDDLDLDGVIATNTTTSRPSSLRSPERAERGGLSGKPIEHTSTAFVANVARQTDVPVVGVGGVSDAEGAYAKIRAGASVVQLYTALVYEGPTVARKINRGLLELLDRDGFDHVSEAVGVDL; encoded by the coding sequence ATGAGTTTCTACGGCGTCGTTCGTCCTGCCCTGTTCGCGTTGCCCGCCGAGACGGCCCACGGCGTCGGGACGAGCGTGCTAAGCGTCGCGCAGGGGACCCCCGTCGAACGTCTCGCGCGCGAGCGCCTTCGCGTCGACGACGCGCGCCTCGCGACCACCGCGTTCGGCCAGTCGTTTCCGAACCCCGTCGGGGTCGCAGCCGGCTTCGACAAGAACGCCGAACTCCCCGGAATGCTCGCTGCGCTCGGCTTCGGCCACGTCGAGGTCGGCGGCGTGACCGCCGAACGACAGCCGGGTAATCCGAAGCCGCGGATGTTTCGCCTCCGCGCGGACCGCGCCATCGTCAACCGGATGGGCTTCAACAACCACGGGGCCGACGCGGTCGGGGAGCGACTCGCGGAGATTCGACTGCCGGACGTTCCGGTCGGCCTCAACATCGGGAAGTCGAAGTCGACACCGCTGGACGACGCTCCGGCCGACTACCGCTACACGTTCGAGCGCTGTGGGGACAGGGTCGACTACACCGTCGTCAACGTCTCCAGCCCCAACACACCCGGGCTTCGGGAACTCCAGCACCGCGACGCGCTGGAAGCGATCCTCGGGACGCTCCTCGACGCCGGCGCTCGACCCCTCCTCGTGAAACTCTCGCCGGACCTCCCCGAGAGAGCGGTCGAAGAGGCGCTCGCCGTCGTCGACGACCTCGACCTCGACGGGGTCATCGCGACGAACACGACCACGTCGCGCCCGTCGAGCCTTCGGTCGCCCGAGCGGGCCGAGCGCGGGGGCCTCTCGGGCAAACCCATCGAGCACACCTCGACCGCGTTCGTCGCGAACGTCGCGCGACAGACGGACGTCCCCGTCGTCGGCGTCGGCGGCGTCTCGGACGCCGAGGGCGCCTACGCCAAGATACGCGCGGGCGCGAGCGTCGTTCAGCTTTACACCGCCCTCGTCTACGAGGGGCCGACCGTCGCACGGAAGATCAACCGCGGACTGCTCGAACTGCTGGACCGCGACGGCTTCGATCACGTCTCCGAGGCCGTCGGCGTCGATCTGTAG
- a CDS encoding valine--tRNA ligase codes for MPSGEYDPDTVEAEWQDQWVREDTYAYDGEAVDPNTVFSIDSPPPTVSGSLHWGHVYGFTLQDFVARFNRMRGNEVFFPFGYDDNGIASERLTEDELGVRHQEYERREFQEMCREVCQQYEAEFTEKMQSLGISIDWDETYQTISPEVQRISQLSFLDLYDQGREYRQRAPTIWCPECETAISQVETEDDEQASHFHDIAFEVVETGDDLPETFTISTTRPELLPACVSVFVHPDDDENQHLVGNHARIPLFGQEVPILADDRVDMETGSGLVMCCTFGDQTDIEWYQAHDLDLRIAIDESGTMTEEAGEYAGLSSDEAREAIVADLEDAGALLDKRAITHTVNVHERCGTSIEFLVAEQWYIRLLDKKEEYLQAGREMDWYPEKMFTRYKNWIEGLQWDWSISRQRSSGIPFPVWYCAECDHAVMAERAQLPVDPLQDDPPVDTCPDCGHADFVPEDDVFDTWATSSLTPLINAGWEWNPETERMAVEREELYPVNLRPQGHDIISFWLFHTVVKCYEHTGEVPFDSVMINGMVLDENREKMSKSKGNIVAPDEVVEKFPVDAARYWAAGSAVGDDLPYKEKGLRAGEKLLRKLWNASKLVDSLTPAERVEFDHDDLQELDRWLLASLDEEVAYITEKLAAYEFSKARDRLRSFFWHTFCDDYLEIAKQRIREGEDESAAYTLQVAHRRFLKLFAPFLAHITEELWRDMHDVAGEERSVHRADWPEPLGLEADVEAGETALAVVSALRRYKSDNQLSMNAALDSVRVYGDVAGFAEDIRRVMHVEELETRDEEPPIESVVTGIDLDYSLVGPEFGGKVPEIDAAIEAGEYEIVDGTLRAAGAELDSEMFTVEEERQYTGAGEMVEAEDAVVIVQ; via the coding sequence ATGCCGAGCGGAGAATACGACCCCGACACCGTCGAGGCGGAGTGGCAAGACCAGTGGGTCCGAGAGGACACCTACGCCTACGACGGGGAGGCGGTAGACCCGAACACCGTCTTCTCCATCGACTCCCCGCCGCCGACGGTCTCGGGGAGCCTCCACTGGGGCCACGTCTACGGGTTCACGCTCCAGGACTTCGTCGCTCGGTTCAACCGCATGCGGGGGAACGAGGTCTTCTTCCCGTTCGGCTACGACGACAACGGCATCGCCTCCGAACGGCTGACGGAGGACGAACTCGGCGTCCGCCACCAGGAGTACGAGCGCCGCGAGTTCCAGGAGATGTGCCGCGAGGTCTGCCAGCAGTACGAGGCCGAGTTCACCGAGAAGATGCAGAGCCTCGGCATCTCCATCGACTGGGACGAGACATACCAGACCATCTCGCCGGAGGTCCAGCGCATCTCGCAGCTCTCCTTTTTGGACCTCTACGACCAGGGCCGCGAGTACCGCCAGCGCGCGCCGACTATCTGGTGTCCCGAGTGCGAGACGGCCATCTCGCAGGTCGAGACCGAGGACGACGAGCAGGCGAGTCACTTCCACGACATCGCGTTCGAGGTGGTCGAGACCGGGGACGACCTGCCCGAGACGTTCACCATCTCGACGACGCGTCCGGAACTGCTGCCCGCCTGCGTCTCGGTGTTCGTCCATCCCGACGACGACGAGAACCAGCACCTGGTGGGGAACCACGCGCGGATTCCGCTCTTCGGCCAGGAGGTCCCCATCCTCGCGGACGACCGCGTCGACATGGAGACGGGATCGGGGCTGGTGATGTGCTGTACCTTCGGCGACCAGACCGACATCGAGTGGTACCAGGCGCACGACCTGGACCTTCGTATCGCTATCGACGAGTCCGGGACGATGACCGAAGAGGCCGGCGAGTACGCGGGGCTGTCTTCGGACGAGGCCCGCGAGGCCATCGTCGCCGACCTGGAGGACGCGGGCGCGCTACTGGACAAGCGCGCCATCACCCACACGGTGAACGTCCACGAGCGCTGCGGGACGAGTATCGAGTTCCTCGTCGCCGAGCAGTGGTACATCAGGCTCCTCGACAAGAAGGAGGAGTACCTCCAGGCCGGTCGGGAGATGGACTGGTACCCCGAGAAGATGTTTACCAGGTACAAAAACTGGATCGAGGGCCTCCAGTGGGACTGGTCCATCTCCCGCCAGCGCTCCTCTGGGATTCCGTTCCCCGTCTGGTACTGCGCGGAGTGCGACCACGCGGTGATGGCCGAGCGCGCTCAACTCCCGGTGGACCCGCTGCAGGACGACCCGCCCGTGGATACGTGTCCCGACTGCGGCCACGCCGATTTCGTCCCCGAGGACGACGTCTTCGACACGTGGGCCACCTCCTCGTTGACGCCGCTCATCAACGCCGGGTGGGAGTGGAACCCTGAGACAGAACGGATGGCGGTCGAACGCGAGGAACTGTACCCCGTGAACCTCCGCCCGCAGGGCCACGACATCATCTCCTTCTGGCTCTTCCACACGGTCGTCAAGTGCTACGAACACACCGGCGAGGTGCCGTTCGACAGCGTGATGATCAACGGGATGGTCCTCGACGAGAACCGCGAAAAGATGTCCAAGTCCAAAGGAAACATCGTCGCGCCCGACGAAGTCGTCGAGAAGTTCCCGGTCGACGCCGCCCGCTACTGGGCCGCCGGGAGCGCGGTGGGCGACGACCTCCCGTACAAGGAGAAGGGGCTCCGCGCGGGCGAGAAGCTCCTCCGGAAGCTGTGGAACGCCTCGAAGCTCGTCGACTCGCTCACGCCCGCCGAACGGGTCGAGTTCGACCACGACGACTTACAGGAACTCGACCGGTGGCTCCTGGCGTCGCTCGACGAGGAGGTCGCGTACATCACCGAGAAACTGGCGGCGTACGAGTTCTCGAAGGCCCGGGACCGCCTCCGAAGCTTCTTCTGGCACACGTTCTGCGACGACTACCTCGAAATCGCGAAACAGCGCATTCGGGAGGGCGAGGACGAGTCGGCGGCGTACACGCTGCAGGTCGCACACCGGCGCTTCCTGAAGCTGTTCGCGCCGTTCCTCGCCCACATCACCGAGGAGTTGTGGCGCGACATGCACGACGTGGCGGGCGAGGAACGAAGCGTCCACCGCGCCGACTGGCCCGAACCGCTCGGACTGGAGGCGGACGTCGAGGCGGGCGAGACGGCGCTGGCCGTCGTGAGCGCGCTTCGGAGGTACAAGTCTGACAATCAGCTGTCGATGAACGCCGCTCTCGACTCGGTCCGGGTGTACGGCGACGTCGCGGGCTTCGCGGAGGACATCCGACGCGTGATGCACGTCGAGGAACTGGAGACGCGCGACGAGGAACCGCCCATCGAGTCGGTCGTGACCGGCATCGACCTCGACTACTCGCTCGTCGGTCCCGAGTTCGGGGGGAAGGTCCCGGAGATCGACGCCGCCATCGAGGCCGGCGAGTACGAGATCGTCGACGGGACGCTCCGGGCGGCCGGTGCCGAACTCGACTCGGAGATGTTCACGGTCGAGGAGGAGCGGCAGTACACCGGTGCGGGCGAGATGGTCGAGGCCGAGGACGCCGTCGTCATCGTCCAGTAA
- a CDS encoding outer membrane protein assembly factor BamB family protein — protein MVNRRAFLASLGTLVGAGCATRSDTESPAEPTPEPTAEPTTTPTVSATRPDERAAPDSVDSAWPMPAHDSGRSNFSPDATGPTTLPADLWSVPFEASLSDPVVADGTVYVGGDDGAVRALDARTGAEQWTTALDAPAETPWVVGDRLFVPTPGAVVALDADGGGSVRRFETPARSDFVAARHGLYYVDASGPTVVALERSGERRWEAEINEPWQSPLLTSDEHVFVSTGAHWNEPWTFAVDTGQFEWNRRPEPGGSDMIAERFVSEGTVFAVDPMFGEVEAAVVDSGGTTRSGVRASTPTPRSCWRAAPTTSTSPPNTPTRCCTLSRRPAG, from the coding sequence ATGGTGAACCGGCGCGCGTTCCTCGCGAGTCTCGGGACGCTGGTCGGTGCGGGATGTGCGACTCGGAGCGACACGGAGTCGCCTGCGGAGCCGACGCCGGAACCGACCGCCGAACCGACGACTACGCCGACCGTCTCGGCGACTCGGCCGGACGAACGTGCCGCCCCCGACAGCGTCGACAGCGCGTGGCCGATGCCCGCACACGACAGCGGCCGAAGCAACTTCTCCCCCGACGCGACCGGACCGACGACGCTCCCCGCCGACCTGTGGAGCGTCCCGTTCGAGGCGTCGCTCTCCGACCCCGTCGTCGCTGATGGGACGGTGTACGTCGGAGGCGACGACGGCGCCGTCCGGGCGCTGGACGCGAGAACGGGGGCGGAGCAGTGGACGACCGCTCTCGATGCACCGGCAGAGACGCCGTGGGTCGTCGGTGACCGACTCTTCGTCCCGACGCCCGGGGCCGTCGTCGCTCTCGACGCCGACGGTGGCGGGTCGGTAAGGCGGTTCGAGACTCCCGCTCGAAGCGACTTCGTCGCCGCCCGACACGGCCTGTACTACGTCGACGCCAGCGGGCCGACCGTCGTCGCGCTCGAACGCTCCGGGGAACGACGCTGGGAAGCGGAGATAAACGAGCCGTGGCAGTCGCCGCTGCTCACGAGCGACGAGCACGTGTTCGTCTCGACGGGCGCGCACTGGAACGAGCCGTGGACGTTCGCGGTCGACACCGGGCAGTTCGAGTGGAACCGTCGCCCCGAACCGGGGGGAAGCGACATGATCGCCGAGCGGTTCGTGTCCGAGGGAACGGTGTTCGCGGTGGACCCGATGTTCGGGGAGGTGGAGGCCGCCGTCGTCGACTCGGGGGGTACGACGAGGAGTGGAGTACGAGCCTCGACGCCTACGCCCCGGTCGTGCTGGCGGGCGGCGCCGACCACGTCTACGTCGCCGCCGAACACCCCGACCCGGTGCTGTACGCTCTCTCGAAGACCAGCGGGGTGA
- a CDS encoding outer membrane protein assembly factor BamB family protein has translation MLAGGADHVYVAAEHPDPVLYALSKTSGVTRWQASLPGELSGRPAVADEAVLVRTDGELRCFDPSDGSRRWTRTAEDIGSGVALVDDLVYTTHDGTVRALRGRD, from the coding sequence GTGCTGGCGGGCGGCGCCGACCACGTCTACGTCGCCGCCGAACACCCCGACCCGGTGCTGTACGCTCTCTCGAAGACCAGCGGGGTGACCAGGTGGCAGGCGAGCCTCCCGGGCGAACTGAGCGGACGGCCCGCCGTGGCCGACGAGGCTGTCCTCGTCCGGACCGACGGGGAACTCCGCTGTTTCGACCCGTCGGACGGCAGCCGACGGTGGACCCGAACGGCGGAGGACATCGGGTCGGGGGTCGCCCTCGTCGACGACCTGGTGTACACCACTCACGACGGAACGGTCCGAGCGTTGCGCGGACGGGACTGA
- a CDS encoding restriction endonuclease: MSRKDGHSEHTVPSREYLLARLQQMDPERFEHLVADVWERLGWETRVVSEPGDRGIDVIATQGKETQLIQAKRYGPNTSVGSPEVQQYASLRLQEDGVDTVTIVTTGTFTEQAEDMAPDLGVILVDGAELLEVCEQAEAWPVLAGYFEELTITDGEAADIEPPKATGSDGANGALVGLATVWRIYKQLRRYI; the protein is encoded by the coding sequence ATGTCTCGGAAGGACGGCCACAGCGAGCACACCGTCCCAAGCCGGGAGTATCTACTCGCCCGGCTGCAACAGATGGACCCGGAGCGATTCGAGCACTTGGTCGCCGACGTATGGGAACGGCTCGGGTGGGAGACGAGAGTCGTCAGCGAACCGGGCGACCGGGGGATTGACGTGATCGCCACGCAGGGCAAGGAGACTCAACTCATTCAGGCCAAACGCTACGGGCCGAACACGTCGGTCGGCTCGCCGGAGGTACAACAGTACGCGAGCCTTCGGCTCCAAGAGGACGGCGTCGACACCGTCACAATCGTCACGACCGGGACGTTCACCGAGCAGGCCGAGGACATGGCCCCGGACCTCGGCGTGATCCTCGTCGACGGCGCGGAACTACTGGAAGTGTGCGAACAGGCCGAGGCGTGGCCCGTTCTCGCGGGGTATTTCGAGGAGTTGACCATCACCGACGGCGAAGCGGCCGACATTGAGCCGCCAAAGGCCACCGGAAGCGACGGGGCAAACGGGGCGCTCGTGGGACTGGCAACGGTGTGGCGAATCTACAAACAGCTCCGACGATACATATGA
- the pheS gene encoding phenylalanine--tRNA ligase subunit alpha — protein sequence MTRTLPEAQHAVLTTASADDAQTIDELAAETGLKPETVTGAAFELEDAGLVAIDESVVVDYTLTGEGERYVEAGLPEVRLYRAAVDAGARDDPVSMGQVIGASGLNGGEVDVALANLARKGYGRIDSGQLSADDADPDADPEADALAALADGSDEGLDTAVLDQLESRNLVERHERTVRSVRLTDDGVDAVMLEGVEAAETVDRLTPEMLTTGEWRDVEFTAYNVEADAPEHRGGKTHILRQTAERVKDVLVGMGFEEMDGPHADAEFWINDCLFMPQDHPARTHWDQFALDVPPMGELPEELVERVESAHRNGEGEDGDGYHSPWTEEVAREVDLRGHTTSLSMRYLSGHAVGELEPPQRYFSVEKVYRNDTLDPTHLLEFFQIEGWVMAEDLSVRDLMGTFTEFYSQFGITDIQFKPHYNPYTEPSFELFGRHPETDELIEIGNSGMFRDEVLRPLGVDCDVMAWGLALERLLMLIYGFDDIRDVHGTLCDLDLLRETEVLY from the coding sequence ATGACACGCACACTCCCGGAAGCCCAGCACGCGGTCCTCACGACCGCGTCGGCGGACGACGCACAGACCATCGACGAACTCGCGGCGGAGACGGGGCTGAAGCCCGAGACCGTCACCGGCGCGGCGTTCGAACTCGAAGACGCAGGTCTCGTCGCCATCGACGAGTCGGTCGTCGTCGACTACACGCTCACCGGCGAGGGCGAGCGATACGTCGAGGCTGGCCTCCCAGAGGTCCGTCTCTACCGCGCCGCCGTCGACGCGGGCGCCCGCGACGACCCCGTCTCGATGGGGCAGGTCATCGGCGCATCGGGACTCAACGGAGGGGAGGTCGACGTCGCCCTCGCCAACCTCGCACGCAAGGGGTACGGGCGGATCGACAGCGGCCAACTCTCCGCCGACGACGCCGACCCCGACGCCGACCCCGAGGCCGACGCGCTCGCGGCACTCGCCGACGGAAGCGACGAGGGACTCGACACCGCAGTCCTCGACCAGCTCGAATCCAGAAACCTCGTCGAGCGACACGAACGGACCGTCCGCTCGGTTCGACTCACCGACGACGGCGTCGACGCCGTCATGCTGGAGGGCGTCGAGGCGGCGGAGACGGTCGACCGGCTGACGCCCGAGATGCTCACCACCGGCGAGTGGCGCGACGTCGAGTTCACGGCGTACAACGTCGAGGCTGACGCTCCTGAGCACCGGGGAGGGAAGACCCACATCCTCAGACAGACCGCCGAGCGTGTCAAGGACGTCCTCGTCGGGATGGGGTTCGAGGAGATGGACGGCCCCCACGCCGACGCCGAGTTCTGGATCAACGACTGCCTGTTCATGCCGCAGGACCACCCCGCCCGCACCCACTGGGACCAGTTCGCGCTGGACGTTCCGCCCATGGGAGAGCTCCCCGAAGAACTCGTCGAGCGAGTCGAGTCCGCACACCGAAACGGCGAAGGCGAGGACGGCGACGGCTACCACTCGCCGTGGACCGAGGAGGTGGCGCGGGAGGTCGACCTCCGCGGGCACACCACGTCGCTGTCGATGCGATACCTCTCGGGCCACGCGGTCGGTGAGTTGGAGCCGCCCCAGCGGTACTTCTCCGTCGAGAAGGTGTACCGAAACGACACGCTCGACCCCACTCATCTGTTGGAATTCTTCCAGATCGAGGGGTGGGTGATGGCCGAGGACCTGTCGGTCAGGGACCTGATGGGCACGTTCACGGAGTTCTACAGCCAGTTCGGCATCACCGACATCCAGTTCAAGCCCCACTACAACCCCTACACCGAGCCGTCGTTCGAACTCTTCGGGCGGCACCCCGAGACGGACGAACTCATCGAGATCGGAAACTCGGGGATGTTCCGCGACGAGGTTTTGAGACCCCTGGGTGTCGACTGCGACGTGATGGCCTGGGGGCTCGCCCTCGAACGCCTGCTGATGCTCATCTACGGCTTCGACGACATCCGCGACGTCCACGGGACGCTGTGTGATCTCGACCTCTTGCGGGAGACGGAGGTGCTGTACTGA
- a CDS encoding HPP family protein has product MEHGTAKSSLYAGALLVVVGLLAWATGRPFVFPSLGPSGYALATRSADDISPRRVVGGHVIGLGAGLLTYHVLASGLLITVTAPTFSPSQLRLVASGVAAVVLTTAGMLRTDLVHPPACATTLIVGLGLLSSAVEAGVVVASVVVLVGVDAVLRSTVGSLAHE; this is encoded by the coding sequence ATGGAGCACGGGACGGCCAAATCGAGCCTCTACGCCGGCGCCCTCCTCGTCGTCGTGGGACTGCTCGCGTGGGCGACCGGCCGACCGTTCGTCTTCCCGAGCCTCGGCCCGTCGGGCTACGCGCTGGCGACCCGCTCCGCCGACGACATCAGCCCGCGACGGGTCGTCGGCGGGCACGTCATCGGCCTCGGTGCCGGCCTCCTGACGTACCACGTGCTCGCGTCGGGGCTGCTCATCACCGTGACCGCCCCGACCTTCTCGCCCTCGCAACTCCGACTGGTCGCGAGCGGTGTCGCCGCCGTCGTGCTCACGACGGCGGGCATGCTCCGGACGGACCTCGTCCATCCCCCCGCCTGTGCGACGACGCTCATCGTCGGTCTCGGTCTGCTCTCCTCCGCCGTCGAGGCGGGTGTCGTCGTCGCCTCCGTCGTGGTCCTCGTCGGCGTCGACGCGGTCCTCCGTTCGACCGTGGGTTCACTCGCCCACGAGTGA
- the pheT gene encoding phenylalanine--tRNA ligase subunit beta yields MPVVDVSLEELQRLTGEEKSEEEFRADLFALGLEYEGETEEGKMQLEFGPDRLDRLSVEGVARSLRYQYGSDRGVAVPKTNDADWTIEVDSSVPEERPYVTGAIVRGLDLDEAGLESLIQLQEKLHATMGRKRAKGAIGIHDLAMVKGEVLNEETGGNSITYRGVAPDGDRFVALDSDAELTPGEVLEQHPTGRKYADLVSEYDRYPAIYDELGLFSFPPVINGRRTEVDTDSRELLVELTGTDQWTIDRMCTIICYALSARGATIEEVEVEYEDASRAPDDGASLVRPDLSVDRKTVSHDRIESMLGVDLDADEVVDLFERSGLDATYTLGDDVEYEVEIPPYRVDVLHPLDLIDDVGRAYGFNDLEPKYPDVSTVGGRHERSRLENVARTSLVGLGFEDLLNFHMISEEENYDRMRLAEGDDALGGGEAVTITEPYSEDYTMLRTWALPSLLMVLENNTHRSYPQDLAEIGLVANEDEAESTHVHESRHVAGVLARHDATYEDAKARLSALCRDFDADLDTPATDHPSFIPGRAAEIVVDGESVGVVGEFHPEVLVEHDLELPVAGFEFELDALR; encoded by the coding sequence ATGCCCGTCGTCGACGTCTCCCTCGAGGAGTTACAGCGGCTCACCGGCGAGGAGAAGAGTGAAGAGGAGTTCAGAGCGGACCTGTTCGCGCTCGGCCTCGAGTACGAGGGCGAGACCGAGGAGGGGAAGATGCAACTCGAATTCGGTCCCGACCGCCTCGACCGACTGTCGGTCGAGGGCGTCGCCCGGTCGCTCCGGTACCAGTACGGTTCCGACAGGGGCGTCGCCGTCCCGAAGACGAACGACGCCGACTGGACCATCGAGGTCGATTCGTCGGTTCCGGAGGAACGACCGTACGTCACGGGCGCAATCGTGCGAGGGCTCGACCTCGACGAGGCCGGCCTCGAATCGCTCATCCAGTTGCAGGAGAAACTCCACGCGACGATGGGGCGCAAGCGCGCGAAGGGCGCCATCGGCATCCACGACCTCGCGATGGTGAAAGGCGAGGTGTTGAACGAGGAGACCGGGGGCAACTCCATCACCTACCGTGGCGTGGCACCCGACGGCGACCGCTTCGTCGCGCTCGATTCCGACGCCGAGTTGACGCCGGGGGAGGTGCTCGAACAGCACCCCACCGGTCGGAAGTACGCAGACCTCGTGAGCGAGTACGACCGCTACCCGGCCATCTACGACGAACTCGGGCTGTTCTCGTTCCCCCCGGTGATCAACGGCCGCCGGACCGAGGTCGACACCGACTCCCGCGAACTCCTCGTCGAACTCACGGGGACGGACCAGTGGACCATCGACCGGATGTGTACCATCATCTGCTACGCGCTCTCCGCGCGTGGCGCGACCATCGAAGAGGTCGAAGTCGAGTACGAGGACGCATCGCGCGCGCCCGACGACGGGGCGAGCCTGGTGCGCCCGGACCTCTCGGTTGACCGGAAGACGGTCTCACACGACCGCATCGAGTCCATGCTCGGCGTGGACCTCGACGCCGACGAAGTCGTCGACCTCTTCGAGCGCTCGGGTCTCGACGCGACGTACACGCTCGGCGACGACGTGGAGTACGAGGTGGAGATTCCGCCCTACCGGGTGGACGTGCTCCACCCGCTCGACCTCATCGACGACGTGGGTCGCGCCTACGGATTCAACGACCTCGAACCGAAGTACCCCGACGTCTCGACCGTCGGCGGTCGTCACGAGCGCTCCCGCCTGGAGAACGTCGCCCGCACCTCGCTCGTGGGACTGGGCTTCGAGGACCTCCTGAACTTCCACATGATCTCCGAAGAGGAGAACTACGACCGGATGCGACTCGCGGAGGGCGACGACGCGCTCGGCGGCGGGGAGGCGGTGACCATCACCGAACCCTACAGCGAGGATTACACGATGCTCCGGACGTGGGCGCTCCCTTCGCTGCTGATGGTGCTGGAGAACAACACCCACCGGTCGTACCCGCAGGACCTCGCCGAAATCGGCCTCGTCGCCAACGAGGACGAGGCCGAGTCGACACACGTCCACGAGTCACGACACGTCGCGGGCGTGCTCGCCCGGCACGACGCGACCTACGAGGACGCGAAGGCTCGCCTGAGCGCGCTCTGCCGCGACTTCGACGCGGACCTCGACACCCCCGCGACCGACCACCCGTCGTTCATCCCCGGTCGCGCCGCCGAAATCGTCGTCGACGGCGAGTCGGTGGGCGTGGTCGGCGAGTTCCACCCCGAGGTGCTGGTCGAACACGACCTCGAACTTCCGGTTGCAGGGTTCGAGTTCGAACTCGACGCGCTGCGGTGA